Proteins encoded in a region of the Corynebacterium breve genome:
- the secA gene encoding preprotein translocase subunit SecA: MFGLSKLLRAGEGRRVKRLHKIAEDVIALEDDYAKLSDEELKAKTDEFKEQIANGTSLDEILLDAFATAREASWRVLKQKHYLVQIMGGAALHFGNVAEMKTGEGKTLTSVLPAYLNALEGKGVHIVTVNDYLAKRDAEMMGRVHRFLGLEVGVILSDMRPAERKKAYDADITYGTNNELGFDYLRDNMTRSLDDLVQRGHNYAIVDEVDSILIDEARTPLIISGAVDGSSQFYNVFAQLAPRMREGRHYEVDKRKRTVGINEEGVEYVEDQLGIENLYAPENSQLVSYLNNAIKAKELFERDKDYIVRQGEVMIVDSFTGRVLPGRRYNEGMHQAIEAKEGVEIKNENQTLATVTLQNYFRMYEKLAGMTGTAETEAAELHSIYGLDVVPIPTNKDNQRVDRDDLIYKTQEAKFAAVAEDIAEHVEKGQPVLVGTTSVERSEFLSQLLQKKGIKHNVLNAKHHEEEGRIIAEAGLPGNVTVSTNMAGRGTDIVLGGNPEILLDAKLQARGLDPFEDEEEYQKSWDEELPKAKERSKKLGDEVREAGGLYVVGTERHESRRIDNQLRGRSARQGDPGETRFYLSMRDELMVRFLGQSMENMMNRLNVPDDVPIEAKMVSNSIKNAQAQVENQNFEMRKNVLKYDEVLNEQRKVVYRERREILEAKDIQDQIRRMITDTVGAYVDGATYDGYVEDWDLDELWNALDGLYGPTFTAQELIDGDEFGAPGELSAANLREALVDDALKSYDELEANVAAIGGEAQMRNIERMVILPVIDTKWREHLYEMDYLKEGIGLRAMAQRDPLVEYQKEGGDMFNAMNDAVKEETVRQLFMLRKQFAPQEEGPVEA; encoded by the coding sequence GTGTTTGGACTGTCCAAGCTGCTCCGCGCCGGTGAAGGCCGTAGGGTCAAGCGACTTCACAAAATCGCTGAAGATGTCATTGCGCTCGAGGACGATTACGCAAAGCTCTCTGATGAAGAACTTAAGGCGAAAACCGACGAGTTCAAAGAGCAGATTGCTAACGGCACGAGCCTGGACGAGATTCTGCTCGATGCGTTTGCCACCGCCCGCGAGGCTTCTTGGCGAGTGTTGAAACAGAAGCACTACCTAGTGCAGATCATGGGTGGTGCCGCACTGCACTTTGGCAATGTTGCCGAAATGAAAACGGGTGAAGGCAAGACCCTGACTTCGGTTTTGCCTGCGTACCTCAACGCTCTCGAGGGCAAGGGTGTCCACATCGTTACCGTGAACGATTACCTAGCTAAGCGCGACGCTGAGATGATGGGTCGTGTGCACCGCTTCCTCGGTCTTGAGGTTGGCGTGATCTTGTCGGACATGCGCCCAGCCGAGCGCAAAAAGGCATACGATGCAGACATTACCTACGGCACCAACAACGAACTCGGTTTCGACTACCTGCGCGACAACATGACCCGCTCGCTCGACGACCTCGTGCAGCGTGGCCACAACTACGCGATTGTCGACGAGGTCGACTCCATCCTGATCGATGAGGCCCGCACGCCTCTGATTATCTCCGGCGCAGTTGATGGGTCTAGCCAGTTCTACAACGTGTTTGCCCAGCTTGCTCCTCGGATGCGCGAGGGCCGTCACTATGAAGTAGACAAGCGCAAGCGCACCGTCGGCATCAACGAAGAAGGCGTGGAGTACGTCGAAGATCAGTTGGGTATCGAGAACCTTTATGCGCCGGAGAACTCGCAACTGGTGAGTTACCTGAACAATGCGATCAAGGCGAAGGAACTCTTTGAACGCGACAAGGACTACATCGTCCGCCAGGGTGAAGTGATGATCGTCGATAGCTTCACCGGACGTGTCCTGCCGGGTCGTCGCTACAACGAAGGTATGCACCAGGCGATCGAGGCTAAAGAGGGGGTGGAGATCAAGAATGAGAACCAAACCCTCGCCACGGTGACGCTGCAGAACTACTTCCGCATGTATGAGAAGCTGGCCGGTATGACTGGTACCGCTGAAACCGAAGCAGCCGAGCTTCACTCGATCTACGGTCTCGATGTTGTGCCGATCCCGACGAACAAGGACAACCAGCGCGTCGACCGTGACGACTTGATCTACAAGACTCAAGAAGCCAAGTTCGCTGCCGTCGCCGAGGACATTGCCGAGCACGTTGAGAAAGGCCAGCCAGTCCTAGTCGGTACCACGTCCGTCGAGCGCTCCGAATTCTTGTCGCAACTGTTGCAAAAGAAGGGCATCAAGCACAATGTTCTAAACGCGAAGCACCACGAAGAAGAAGGTCGCATTATCGCAGAGGCAGGCCTTCCGGGCAATGTCACCGTGTCTACCAACATGGCTGGTCGTGGTACTGATATCGTGCTGGGTGGCAACCCAGAGATTTTGCTTGACGCAAAGTTGCAAGCGCGTGGGCTCGATCCGTTCGAGGACGAGGAAGAATATCAAAAGTCGTGGGATGAGGAGCTGCCGAAAGCGAAGGAGCGCTCCAAGAAGCTTGGCGACGAGGTCCGCGAGGCAGGCGGCCTCTACGTTGTTGGTACTGAGCGCCACGAGTCCCGCCGCATCGACAACCAGTTGCGTGGCCGTTCCGCGCGTCAGGGTGACCCTGGTGAGACCCGTTTCTATCTGTCCATGCGCGATGAACTGATGGTCCGTTTCTTAGGCCAGTCCATGGAAAACATGATGAACCGCCTGAACGTGCCGGATGATGTGCCGATTGAGGCGAAGATGGTGTCTAACTCCATCAAGAACGCACAGGCGCAGGTGGAAAACCAGAACTTCGAGATGCGCAAGAACGTCCTGAAGTACGACGAGGTTTTGAACGAGCAGCGCAAGGTGGTTTACCGAGAGCGTCGCGAGATCCTTGAGGCTAAGGACATTCAAGACCAGATTCGTCGCATGATCACCGATACCGTCGGCGCATACGTCGATGGCGCGACCTACGATGGATACGTTGAGGACTGGGATCTCGACGAACTGTGGAATGCTCTCGACGGACTGTACGGGCCGACTTTCACTGCTCAAGAGCTCATCGACGGTGACGAATTTGGTGCGCCAGGGGAACTTTCTGCAGCCAATCTGCGCGAAGCGCTTGTCGACGACGCGCTGAAGTCCTACGATGAGCTTGAAGCCAACGTTGCAGCGATCGGCGGCGAAGCACAGATGCGCAACATCGAGCGCATGGTCATCTTGCCGGTCATCGACACAAAGTGGCGCGAGCACCTCTACGAAATGGATTACCTCAAGGAAGGTATTGGCCTGCGTGCGATGGCGCAGCGAGACCCTCTAGTTGAGTACCAAAAGGAGGGCGGCGACATGTTCAACGCGATGAACGACGCCGTCAAGGAAGAAACTGTCCGCCAGCTTTTCATGCTGCGCAAGCAGTTCGCACCGCAAGAAGAAGGCCCCGTCGAGGCGTAA